The Haloterrigena salifodinae genomic interval GATCAGTGGGCAGACCTCCTCGGCGAGATTAACCATCCCGAAGAGAAACGCGACAAGACGATGCGGATGCTCCGGCGCGTGTTCGGCCGCGCGGATCTGACCGAACGCGAGGCGAACACGCTGCTCGGCATCCTTCGGCGGGCGACCGAACGACCCGCCGAGAACCGAGGACGCGAGTAACGGCCTCGAGACGAGCTTCGAGAAGAGAAATTCGGACTCGAATCCGGCTGATCGCCGAGTCGAACGTCTTACTGGGATTTGGCCGCCGCGGTCTCGTGTTCAGTCGTTCGAGATGCTTCTTCCCTGGCAACCAACTGCCCCGTCTCGGTGACGGTCCCGAGCCAGCCGCACTCGGGGCAGGCGAACAGCCCCTGGCCGTCGATCAGCGAGGCGCCGCAGTCCGGACAGCCGTCGGTCCCCGAATCCGCGGCCGCCGTCTCTTCGGGTTCGCCGCCGAGTGGCGTGGGAAGCTCTCCGGTTCGGAGCGCGGCGATAGCCTCGTCAGTCGTGTACGTCTCGTCGGCGTTCTCGTCGGTATGCGGGAACACGCCGACCAGTTCGTCGTCCGCGTAGAGCTCGAGACAGAGCATCGGCATGATCAGCACGTCGGTCGTCTCGCCGCTGATCTGGTTGGTCGCGGTGCGCTCCCGAA includes:
- a CDS encoding HTH domain-containing protein, whose amino-acid sequence is MTPDTQSTEITAVCHVRAPLLLEPVDRQVETLRACESEGAVDDLLLRSWPKEVTLTDDTPYQEALESVERFDGWADRQGVSIRPPFRERTATNQISGETTDVLIMPMLCLELYADDELVGVFPHTDENADETYTTDEAIAALRTGELPTPLGGEPEETAAADSGTDGCPDCGASLIDGQGLFACPECGWLGTVTETGQLVAREEASRTTEHETAAAKSQ